A genome region from Mycobacterium sp. 3519A includes the following:
- the rpsT gene encoding 30S ribosomal protein S20, with amino-acid sequence MANIKSQEKRNRTNERRRLRNKSVKSSLHTAVRGFREAIEAGDKEKAGELLVATSRKLDKAASKGVIHKNQAANRKSALARALNKI; translated from the coding sequence GTGGCCAACATCAAGTCGCAGGAAAAGCGCAATCGCACCAACGAGCGCCGCAGACTGCGCAACAAGTCGGTGAAGTCGTCGCTTCACACGGCGGTCCGGGGTTTCCGCGAGGCCATCGAGGCGGGCGACAAGGAGAAGGCCGGCGAGTTGCTGGTGGCGACCAGCCGCAAGCTGGACAAGGCCGCCAGCAAGGGCGTCATCCACAAGAACCAGGCGGCCAACCGCAAGTCGGCGCTGGCCCGCGCGCTCAACAAGATCTGA
- the holA gene encoding DNA polymerase III subunit delta, translated as MHLVLGEEELLVERAVTAVLRQARKQAGTEDVPVDRLRAGEGSTSELAELLSPSLFADERVVVLESAAEAGKEAVALIAGTASDLPPGTMLVVVHSGGGRAKALADQLKKLGAQVHPCDKIKWPNERVDFVRNEFRALRVKVSDDTVTALVDAVGSDIRELASACSQLVADTAGQIDAAAVRRYHSRKAEVKGWDIADKAVVGDVAGAAEALRWAMMSGEPQVVLADALAEAVHTIAKVAPLSGDPYRLASELGMPPKRVQKVQRQARRWSRSSIAEAMQLVAALNADVKGAAADADYALEAAVRKVAELAAD; from the coding sequence CTGCATCTGGTGTTGGGTGAGGAAGAGCTTCTCGTCGAGCGGGCGGTCACCGCCGTGCTGCGGCAGGCACGCAAGCAGGCGGGGACCGAGGACGTCCCGGTGGATCGGCTGCGGGCGGGCGAGGGCAGCACCAGCGAGCTGGCCGAACTGCTCAGCCCGTCGCTGTTCGCCGACGAGCGGGTCGTCGTCCTCGAGTCGGCTGCCGAGGCGGGTAAGGAGGCGGTCGCGCTGATCGCAGGCACCGCTTCTGACCTGCCGCCAGGCACCATGCTGGTCGTCGTGCATTCCGGTGGCGGGCGTGCGAAAGCGCTGGCGGATCAGCTGAAAAAGCTTGGCGCTCAAGTACATCCATGCGACAAGATCAAGTGGCCGAACGAGCGCGTCGACTTCGTGCGAAACGAGTTCCGTGCGCTGAGGGTCAAGGTCAGCGACGACACCGTCACCGCTCTCGTCGACGCCGTCGGCTCCGATATCCGCGAATTAGCTTCCGCCTGTTCGCAATTGGTCGCCGACACCGCCGGCCAGATCGACGCGGCCGCGGTGCGTCGCTACCACTCGCGGAAGGCGGAGGTGAAGGGCTGGGACATCGCCGACAAGGCCGTCGTCGGCGACGTCGCCGGTGCGGCCGAAGCGCTGCGCTGGGCGATGATGAGCGGTGAACCGCAGGTGGTGCTCGCCGACGCACTGGCCGAGGCGGTGCACACCATCGCCAAGGTGGCGCCGCTGTCCGGCGACCCGTACCGGCTGGCCTCCGAGCTGGGCATGCCGCCGAAGCGGGTGCAGAAGGTGCAGAGGCAGGCGCGACGGTGGTCGCGCAGTTCGATCGCCGAGGCCATGCAGTTGGTCGCGGCGTTGAACGCCGACGTCAAGGGCGCGGCGGCGGACGCCGACTACGCGCTGGAGGCGGCGGTCAGGAAGGTCGCCGAGTTGGCCGCCGACTAG
- a CDS encoding ComEC/Rec2 family competence protein produces the protein MTSPDADAARLDLRLVPAALTGWAVTAAGILWGGRAALVVVAVAVAATVVAGRWGSGRRTAQVRSGIAAGTVAVAVVGAGFAIAIGMRVNELHHHPITERYGTVAAVVVTPSETPRSLGGARMMFRGSLRRVGAVEMPGRVVVFASTSDFAELTAGRPASFRARIGRPTRRDLSVAVLSSTGEPRLGEAAPIDRVADGIRAGFADAARLVLPADQAAMLPALVLGDTSTLSAQTTAEFRASGLTHLTAVSGANVTIVCGAVLMTAAVFGPRLAVALAALALVAFVIVVQPSASVLRAAVMGAITLLAVVSHRRRQAIPVLSASVLMLMIAAPELAVDVGFALSVSATAALVVIAPTWSRRLVARGWPKPLADAVSVAVAAQLVTAPLVAGMSGTFSVVSVAANLAVAAVIPPITVVGTAAAALCPLWPAGAQLLIRFTGPQLWWLLRVAHWASGVPGAAVDVPSGLPGVLCVAAAGVAAVVLWRWRWMRVGAGLAAVCVLAWTVSGAVGRT, from the coding sequence GTGACGTCGCCGGACGCCGACGCCGCGCGGCTGGACCTGCGGCTGGTTCCCGCGGCGCTCACCGGCTGGGCGGTCACCGCTGCCGGGATCCTCTGGGGCGGCCGCGCTGCACTCGTTGTGGTGGCCGTCGCGGTGGCCGCGACGGTCGTGGCGGGGCGGTGGGGTAGTGGGCGCCGCACAGCGCAGGTCCGCAGTGGAATCGCGGCCGGAACGGTCGCCGTTGCCGTCGTCGGCGCGGGCTTCGCTATTGCGATCGGCATGCGGGTCAACGAACTTCACCACCATCCGATCACCGAGCGGTACGGCACGGTCGCCGCCGTCGTCGTGACGCCCAGCGAAACACCTCGCTCACTCGGCGGCGCGCGGATGATGTTCCGTGGATCGCTGCGACGGGTCGGAGCCGTCGAAATGCCCGGCAGGGTCGTGGTTTTCGCCAGCACCTCAGATTTCGCCGAACTGACCGCCGGGCGGCCTGCGAGTTTTCGGGCCCGCATCGGCAGGCCGACTCGGCGCGACCTGTCGGTGGCGGTGCTGTCGTCGACCGGTGAACCGCGACTGGGCGAGGCCGCGCCGATTGACAGGGTCGCGGACGGGATCCGCGCCGGGTTCGCCGACGCCGCGCGCCTCGTGTTGCCCGCGGATCAGGCGGCGATGCTGCCGGCATTGGTGCTGGGCGACACGTCGACGCTCAGCGCGCAGACCACCGCGGAGTTCCGGGCGTCGGGGCTGACGCACCTGACCGCCGTGTCCGGGGCGAACGTGACCATCGTCTGCGGTGCGGTGTTGATGACCGCCGCGGTGTTCGGGCCCAGGCTCGCGGTCGCGCTGGCCGCGCTGGCCTTGGTCGCGTTCGTGATCGTCGTGCAGCCGTCGGCCAGCGTGCTGCGGGCCGCGGTGATGGGCGCGATCACGCTATTGGCGGTGGTGTCGCACCGGCGCAGGCAGGCCATTCCTGTGCTGTCGGCCAGTGTGCTGATGCTGATGATTGCCGCGCCCGAGTTGGCCGTCGACGTCGGATTCGCGTTGTCGGTGTCGGCGACGGCGGCGCTGGTCGTCATCGCACCGACGTGGTCGCGGCGCCTGGTCGCGCGGGGCTGGCCGAAGCCGCTGGCCGACGCGGTCAGCGTGGCCGTCGCCGCTCAGCTTGTCACCGCGCCGCTGGTGGCGGGCATGTCGGGCACATTCAGCGTGGTGTCGGTGGCCGCCAACCTGGCTGTCGCCGCGGTGATCCCACCGATCACGGTCGTCGGCACGGCCGCCGCGGCACTGTGTCCGCTGTGGCCGGCCGGGGCGCAACTACTGATCCGGTTCACTGGCCCGCAGCTGTGGTGGCTGCTGCGGGTCGCGCACTGGGCGTCTGGCGTTCCTGGCGCGGCGGTCGATGTGCCGTCGGGGCTGCCTGGGGTGCTGTGCGTCGCCGCCGCCGGTGTCGCGGCGGTGGTGCTGTGGCGGTGGCGATGGATGCGCGTCGGCGCGGGGCTGGCCGCGGTGTGCGTGTTGGCGTGGACGGTGTCGGGCGCTGTCGGCCGGACATGA
- a CDS encoding ComEA family DNA-binding protein has translation MRTELPVERLARRLGGETESPADGDAEPDTSLSRWLPDTAKPHGGPGWIATVRADPGRAGVIALAAVGVIAVLVTVFAVVRDRTPAVASAKLPPVEMVSSAKPTPGAAPSDASGPVIVSVVGLVHKPGLVTLAPGARIADALTAAGGALDGADLIGLNMARRVTDGEQVIVGITGPPGQPAQMGSSISSGPVPAAPTDAPDAPPTTGNDSGSTGLVDLNTATVEQLDALPGVGPVTAAAIIAWRDANGRFTSIDQLGDVDGIGPARLEKLRAHVRV, from the coding sequence ATGCGAACCGAATTGCCCGTCGAGCGGCTTGCGCGCCGGCTCGGCGGTGAAACCGAATCACCCGCCGACGGCGACGCAGAGCCGGACACGTCGCTGTCCCGATGGCTGCCCGATACCGCAAAACCCCATGGCGGGCCGGGCTGGATCGCCACCGTGCGGGCCGACCCCGGCCGCGCAGGTGTCATCGCGCTGGCCGCCGTCGGTGTCATCGCTGTGCTGGTGACCGTCTTCGCTGTGGTGCGCGATAGGACACCGGCGGTGGCGTCGGCGAAATTGCCTCCGGTGGAAATGGTTTCGTCGGCCAAGCCGACGCCGGGGGCGGCCCCGTCTGACGCTTCCGGACCCGTGATCGTCAGCGTGGTGGGTCTTGTGCACAAGCCGGGGCTCGTCACGTTGGCGCCCGGCGCCCGCATCGCCGACGCGCTCACGGCGGCGGGTGGGGCGTTGGACGGCGCCGATCTGATCGGGCTCAACATGGCCCGGCGCGTGACCGACGGGGAACAGGTCATCGTCGGGATCACCGGGCCGCCCGGTCAGCCGGCGCAGATGGGAAGTTCGATCAGCTCAGGACCCGTGCCCGCCGCTCCGACGGACGCCCCAGATGCCCCACCGACCACCGGAAACGATTCGGGCTCAACCGGTTTGGTCGATCTGAACACCGCGACGGTGGAGCAACTCGACGCGCTACCGGGCGTCGGTCCCGTGACAGCCGCCGCGATCATCGCCTGGCGTGACGCCAACGGGCGGTTCACCAGCATCGACCAACTCGGCGATGTGGACGGTATCGGACCTGCGCGGCTGGAGAAGCTGCGCGCCCATGTCCGTGTGTGA
- the nthB gene encoding nitrile hydratase subunit beta, which yields MDGVHDLGGLDGFGPVPHVVSEPYFAEDWERRVFRLMIGWIAAQNVPGGRFRHSIERMAPEHYLSAPYYERWLTGAATMAVEAGVTTPDEVDRRAGGRFPLSNPDRGVLPDDLTPRTTPRYAVGDEVRVRAWHPPGHTRAPRYVQGRTGTVVRVDGAHAIDDIAAHGGGDVADPLYAVRFTSRELWGEAGADGEVMCVNLFERYLEDLR from the coding sequence ATGGACGGCGTGCACGACCTGGGCGGCCTCGACGGGTTCGGCCCGGTTCCGCACGTGGTGTCCGAGCCGTACTTCGCCGAGGACTGGGAGCGGCGTGTCTTCCGGCTGATGATCGGCTGGATCGCGGCGCAGAACGTGCCCGGCGGACGGTTCCGGCACTCGATCGAACGGATGGCGCCCGAGCACTATCTGTCCGCGCCGTATTACGAACGCTGGCTCACCGGCGCCGCCACGATGGCCGTCGAGGCGGGCGTCACGACGCCCGACGAAGTCGACCGCCGGGCTGGCGGCCGCTTCCCGCTGTCCAATCCGGATCGCGGGGTGCTGCCCGACGACCTCACCCCACGTACCACCCCGCGCTACGCCGTCGGTGACGAAGTTCGCGTCCGAGCGTGGCATCCGCCGGGACACACCCGCGCGCCGCGCTACGTACAGGGCAGAACGGGCACCGTCGTCCGCGTCGACGGGGCGCACGCCATCGACGACATCGCGGCCCACGGCGGCGGCGACGTCGCGGACCCGCTCTACGCCGTGCGCTTCACGTCCCGCGAACTGTGGGGCGAGGCCGGCGCCGACGGCGAAGTGATGTGCGTGAATCTGTTCGAGCGCTACCTGGAGGATCTCCGATGA
- the nthA gene encoding nitrile hydratase subunit alpha — translation MTADHHHPAAMAPVEARVAAIESVLVEQGILDLEELDQIITHFEDNLGPMNGAKVVARAWSDPDYKQRLLADGTAAVREFGFEGPEGNFVVAVENTPQVHNLVVCTLCSCYPWPILGLPPKWYKSFAYRSRAVREPRKLLAEMGTDIPADVEIRVWDSSAEARYLVVPMRPAGTDDMSEEQLAGLVTRDSMIGVQRL, via the coding sequence ATGACCGCGGACCACCACCACCCCGCTGCGATGGCTCCCGTCGAGGCCCGGGTGGCCGCGATCGAGTCGGTGTTGGTGGAGCAGGGCATCCTCGACCTCGAGGAGCTCGATCAGATCATCACGCATTTCGAGGACAACCTGGGCCCGATGAACGGGGCGAAGGTGGTCGCCCGCGCATGGTCGGATCCCGACTACAAGCAGCGCCTACTCGCCGACGGCACCGCTGCGGTCAGGGAATTCGGGTTCGAGGGTCCGGAAGGCAACTTCGTGGTGGCCGTGGAGAACACCCCGCAGGTGCACAACCTCGTGGTGTGCACCCTGTGTTCGTGTTACCCGTGGCCGATCCTGGGATTGCCGCCGAAGTGGTACAAATCGTTTGCCTACCGGTCACGCGCGGTCCGCGAACCGCGCAAGCTGCTCGCCGAGATGGGCACGGACATACCCGCCGACGTCGAGATCCGGGTGTGGGACTCCAGCGCCGAGGCGCGCTACCTCGTCGTGCCGATGCGCCCGGCGGGCACCGACGACATGTCCGAAGAACAACTCGCCGGGCTCGTCACCCGCGACTCGATGATCGGTGTGCAGCGGCTGTGA
- a CDS encoding nitrile hydratase accessory protein, with translation MTDGLHDASLPRDNGELVFEAPWQARALAIAVALVDKLGVPWDEFRRRLMAEIAAEPDRPYYESWGAALESMVVELELTTPAALDAATPTERAPL, from the coding sequence GTGACCGACGGGCTACACGACGCGTCGTTGCCCCGGGACAACGGCGAGCTGGTCTTCGAAGCGCCTTGGCAGGCACGCGCTTTGGCGATAGCGGTGGCGTTGGTGGACAAGCTCGGGGTGCCGTGGGACGAATTTCGCCGACGGCTGATGGCCGAGATCGCCGCCGAACCGGACCGCCCCTATTACGAAAGCTGGGGGGCCGCACTGGAATCCATGGTGGTCGAGCTGGAGCTGACAACCCCCGCCGCACTCGACGCCGCCACCCCGACGGAGCGCGCACCGCTCTAG
- a CDS encoding SPFH domain-containing protein, with protein MSILYTLSLAGVAGLGALWLAVQNIRVIKQFERGVVYRFGRVQSRVRQPGLTWLIPFADRLQKVNMQIITLPVPAQDGITRDNVTVRVDAVIYFQVHDPVRAAVDVQDYMSAIGQVAQTSLRSIIGKSNLDDLLSNRERLNQGLELLIDSPALGWGIHLDRVEIKDVVLPDSMKRSIARQAEAERERRARVITADGELQASEKLSQAAAVMSDEPAALQLRLLQTVVEVAAEKNSTLILPFPVELLRFLERSTPDREDADGETPELTAPKVPDDARGIDLNPPVGRRENV; from the coding sequence ATGAGCATCCTCTACACCTTGTCGCTGGCCGGGGTCGCCGGTCTGGGAGCGCTCTGGCTCGCGGTGCAGAACATCCGGGTGATCAAGCAGTTCGAACGCGGCGTCGTCTACCGCTTCGGGCGGGTGCAGAGCCGGGTCCGCCAACCGGGATTGACCTGGCTGATCCCGTTCGCGGATCGGCTGCAGAAGGTGAACATGCAGATCATCACGCTGCCCGTGCCCGCGCAGGACGGCATCACCCGCGACAACGTGACCGTGCGGGTGGACGCCGTCATCTACTTCCAGGTGCACGACCCGGTGCGCGCGGCGGTCGACGTGCAGGACTACATGTCGGCCATCGGTCAGGTGGCGCAGACGTCGTTGCGGTCGATCATCGGCAAGAGCAACCTCGACGACCTGCTGTCCAACCGGGAACGGCTCAACCAGGGCCTGGAGTTGCTGATCGACAGCCCGGCGCTGGGCTGGGGCATCCACCTGGACCGCGTCGAGATCAAGGACGTGGTGCTGCCCGACTCGATGAAACGCTCGATCGCCCGCCAGGCCGAAGCGGAGCGGGAACGACGCGCCCGCGTCATCACCGCCGACGGCGAACTGCAGGCGTCCGAGAAGCTGTCTCAGGCCGCCGCGGTGATGTCCGACGAACCGGCCGCCCTGCAGCTTCGCCTGCTGCAGACGGTGGTCGAGGTGGCCGCTGAGAAGAACTCCACGCTGATCCTGCCCTTCCCGGTCGAGTTGCTGCGCTTCCTGGAACGGTCGACGCCTGACCGCGAGGACGCCGACGGCGAGACCCCCGAGTTGACGGCGCCGAAGGTGCCCGACGACGCCCGCGGCATCGACCTCAACCCGCCGGTGGGCCGTCGCGAAAACGTCTAG
- a CDS encoding RidA family protein, whose product MSDNGIQSFTFTPADGVPPAVAPFAHATAAGQTLYVTGQMPTDVTGAVVGDYVAIQTDQVLRNLLRVTELCGGGLADVVSVRAFLLDWNDYAAFNTAYAAWFGDRLPSRTCVGVTGLAVGALVEIDWVCWRSDGWGSTLGS is encoded by the coding sequence ATGAGCGACAACGGAATTCAGTCATTCACGTTCACTCCCGCCGACGGCGTGCCCCCGGCGGTCGCCCCGTTCGCTCATGCCACCGCCGCCGGTCAGACGTTGTACGTCACCGGCCAGATGCCGACCGACGTGACCGGCGCCGTGGTCGGCGACTACGTCGCGATCCAGACCGATCAAGTGCTCAGAAACCTGCTGCGGGTCACCGAACTGTGCGGCGGGGGACTCGCCGACGTCGTCTCGGTGCGCGCCTTCCTGCTCGACTGGAATGACTACGCCGCGTTCAACACCGCCTACGCGGCCTGGTTCGGTGACCGGTTGCCGTCGCGCACCTGCGTCGGGGTCACCGGGCTGGCGGTCGGCGCCCTCGTCGAGATCGATTGGGTGTGCTGGCGAAGCGACGGTTGGGGGAGCACACTCGGTTCATAG
- a CDS encoding acetamidase/formamidase family protein has product MVLSPAASTTVHRLPATPSTVHWGYFDPRLEPVLTVAPGDLVAIETLTNHAGDAPDLLMDAGIAEVFDRVIDRGPGPHLLTGPIAVDGARPGDVLQVDILQATPRLPYGSNLAAHWGFLYDEMPVERVTVYELDVAAGVGRAVFGYDWTATPLANEPGTIVSPDNDARQPALPGVVVPLRPHFGTMGVAPAAPERVSSVPPGDHGGNVDNWRIGAGGTMYYPVQVAGALLSVGDPHVSQGDGEISGTALEASLNGLLRLTIRRDLPFTVPVLETATELLVHGFGDSLDEAMKAAALRTHSILQSHFGLSRPDAYSFLSVAADFTVTQVVDQRQGVHCRIDKRCFPRWSTVSA; this is encoded by the coding sequence ATGGTGCTCAGCCCCGCCGCCTCCACCACCGTTCACCGGTTGCCCGCGACGCCGTCGACGGTGCACTGGGGCTACTTCGACCCCCGGCTGGAACCGGTGCTCACCGTCGCGCCGGGCGATCTGGTGGCCATCGAGACGCTGACCAATCACGCCGGCGATGCACCCGATCTGCTGATGGACGCGGGCATCGCCGAGGTCTTCGACCGCGTGATCGACCGCGGCCCGGGACCCCACCTGCTGACCGGCCCGATCGCCGTCGACGGCGCCCGCCCCGGTGACGTGCTGCAGGTCGACATCCTGCAGGCCACGCCCCGGCTGCCGTACGGGTCGAACCTCGCGGCCCACTGGGGCTTCCTATACGACGAGATGCCGGTCGAACGTGTCACCGTCTACGAACTCGACGTCGCCGCCGGTGTCGGCCGGGCGGTGTTCGGCTACGACTGGACCGCGACGCCACTGGCCAACGAGCCCGGCACGATCGTCAGCCCCGATAACGACGCTCGTCAGCCCGCGCTGCCCGGCGTGGTCGTGCCCCTGCGGCCGCACTTCGGCACCATGGGCGTCGCACCGGCCGCCCCCGAGCGGGTGTCGTCGGTACCGCCGGGGGATCACGGCGGCAACGTCGATAACTGGCGCATCGGGGCGGGCGGGACGATGTACTACCCGGTGCAGGTGGCCGGGGCCCTGCTGTCGGTAGGCGATCCGCACGTCTCCCAGGGCGACGGTGAGATCAGCGGGACGGCGCTGGAGGCGTCGCTGAATGGGTTGCTGCGCTTGACGATTCGCCGTGACCTGCCCTTCACCGTGCCGGTGCTGGAAACCGCGACCGAGTTGTTGGTGCACGGGTTCGGCGACTCGCTGGATGAGGCGATGAAGGCCGCCGCCCTGCGGACACACAGCATCCTGCAATCCCATTTCGGACTTTCGCGGCCCGACGCCTACTCGTTCCTGTCGGTGGCCGCCGATTTCACCGTCACACAGGTGGTCGACCAGCGTCAGGGTGTGCACTGCCGGATCGACAAACGGTGCTTTCCGCGCTGGTCTACAGTTTCGGCATGA
- a CDS encoding MCE family protein, producing the protein MLTRFVRNQLIIFTVASVIGVFVMIMVYIQAPTLLGIGRMTVKLELPGTGGLYRFSNVTYRGVEIGKVTDVSPTRDGAVATLSLGTSRNIPADVQADVRSVSAVGEQYVDLRPRNTGDGTSGSYLRDGSVIPKENTSIPQAVGPMLDQVSALIDSVPKEKISTLLDESFKGLNGSGFDIGSLIDSSSTLIGDVNGVGDQSRSLIEDSRPLLEGQQASADQIRTWARSLAGITEQAVTNDPQVRTLLDNGPAAADEASRLMAQVKPTLPVLLANLTTIGRVGVTYHASLEQLLVLLPPYVAATQTVGVARNNPTGMAMGDFTMSMNDPPACTVGFLPPSSWRSPADLSDIDTPDGLYCKLPQDSPIGVRGARNYPCMGKPGKRAPTVEICDSDQPFEPLAMRQHVLGPYPIDPNLIAQGIPPDDRVDFDDQIHGPVEGTPLPPSAPPQEPAAATAPSAFSTNGSAGPSVAFATYDPQTGQYATPDGNVYRQSDLVTPAGTRSWEDLLPK; encoded by the coding sequence GGGCTTTACCGGTTTTCCAACGTGACATACCGCGGTGTGGAGATCGGCAAGGTCACCGACGTGAGCCCCACCCGCGATGGCGCGGTCGCAACATTGTCGCTGGGCACGTCCCGCAATATCCCTGCCGATGTGCAGGCCGACGTCCGAAGTGTGTCCGCGGTCGGGGAGCAGTATGTGGATTTGCGACCCAGGAACACCGGGGACGGCACGTCCGGTAGCTACCTGCGAGACGGTTCGGTGATTCCCAAGGAGAACACGTCGATCCCGCAGGCCGTCGGCCCGATGCTCGATCAGGTCAGTGCCCTGATCGACAGCGTCCCGAAGGAAAAGATCAGCACACTGCTCGACGAATCGTTCAAGGGACTCAACGGGTCTGGGTTCGACATCGGATCGCTGATCGATTCGTCGTCGACGCTGATCGGTGATGTGAACGGCGTCGGCGATCAGTCGCGGTCACTCATCGAGGACAGCAGGCCGCTCCTCGAAGGGCAGCAGGCGTCCGCCGACCAGATTCGCACCTGGGCGCGCAGCCTGGCGGGGATCACCGAGCAGGCAGTGACGAACGATCCGCAGGTGCGGACCCTGCTGGACAACGGGCCGGCGGCGGCCGACGAGGCTTCGCGGTTGATGGCCCAGGTCAAGCCCACTTTGCCGGTACTGCTGGCCAACTTGACGACCATCGGTCGGGTGGGCGTCACCTACCACGCTTCGCTGGAACAACTCCTCGTGCTGTTACCGCCGTACGTCGCCGCGACGCAGACAGTTGGTGTGGCCAGGAACAACCCGACCGGTATGGCGATGGGGGACTTCACCATGTCGATGAATGATCCGCCGGCTTGCACGGTCGGCTTCCTGCCGCCATCGTCGTGGCGGTCACCCGCCGACCTGTCGGACATAGACACCCCTGATGGCCTGTACTGCAAGCTCCCCCAGGATTCGCCCATCGGTGTTCGCGGTGCACGCAACTATCCGTGCATGGGAAAGCCGGGTAAGCGCGCGCCGACTGTCGAAATCTGCGACAGCGACCAGCCATTCGAACCGTTGGCGATGCGACAGCATGTGCTCGGCCCGTATCCGATCGATCCCAATCTGATCGCGCAGGGTATTCCGCCCGACGACCGGGTGGACTTCGACGATCAGATCCACGGGCCGGTGGAAGGCACCCCGCTGCCGCCGTCGGCTCCGCCCCAAGAGCCGGCCGCGGCCACTGCACCGAGTGCGTTCTCTACCAATGGATCTGCGGGTCCGTCGGTCGCGTTCGCGACGTATGACCCACAAACAGGTCAGTACGCAACTCCCGACGGGAACGTGTACCGCCAGTCCGATCTCGTGACGCCCGCCGGGACACGGTCGTGGGAGGATCTCCTGCCCAAGTGA